Proteins from a genomic interval of Oryctolagus cuniculus chromosome 8, mOryCun1.1, whole genome shotgun sequence:
- the RHOBTB2 gene encoding rho-related BTB domain-containing protein 2 isoform X2 — MDSDMDYERPNVETIKCVVVGDNAVGKTRLICARACNATLTQYQLLATHVPTVWAIDQYRVCQEVLERSRDVVDDVSVSLRLWDTFGDHHKDRRFAYGRSDVVVLCFSIANPNSLHHVKTMWYPEIKHFCPRAPVILVGCQLDLRYADLEAVNRARRPLARPIKPNEILPPEKGREVAKELGIPYYETSVVAQFGIKDVFDNAIRAALISRRHLQFWKSHLRNVQRPLLQAPFLPPKPPPPIIVVPDPPSSSEECPAHLLEDPLCADVILVLQERVRIFAHKIYLSTSSSKFYDLFLMDLSEGELGGPSGPGGPRPEDPRGHPEPHHHHHHHHHGRDFLLRAASFDVCESVDEAGGSGPGGLRASTSDGILRGNGTEYLPGRGRVLSSWSRAFVSIQEEMAEDPLTFKSRLMVVVKMDSSIQPGPFRAVLKYLYTGELGENERDLLHIAHIAELLEVFDLRMMVANILNNEAFMNQEITKAFHVRRTNRVKECLAKGTFSDVTFILDDGTISAHKPLLISSCDWMAAMFGGPFVESSTREVVFPYTSKSCMRAVLEYLYTGMFTSTPDLDDMKLIILANRLCLPHLVALTEQYTVTGLMEATQMMVDIDGDVLVFLELAQFHCAYQLADWCLHHICTNYNNVCRKFPRDMKAMSPENQEYFEKHRWPPVWYLKEEDHYQRARKEREKEDYLHLKRQPKRRWLFWNSPASPPASAATSASPSSSSAVV; from the exons ATGGATTCTGACATGGATTATGAAAGGCCAAACGTAGAGACCATCAAGTGCGTGGTGGTGGGCGACAACGCCGTGGGCAAGACCAGGCTCATCTGTGCCCGGGCCTGCAATGCCACCCTCACCCAGTACCAGCTGCTCGCCACCCACGTGCCCACCGTTTGGGCCATCGACCAGTACCGCGTGTGCCAGGAG gtgcTGGAACGCTCCCGAGACGTGGTAGATGACGTCAGCGTCTCCTTGCGCCTCTGGGACACCTTTGGAGACCACCACAAAGACCGCCGCTTTGCGTATGGGAG atCCGACGTGGTGGTTCTGTGCTTCTCCATCGCCAACCCCAACTCCCTCCACCATGTCAAGACCATGTGGTACCCAGAAATCAAGCACTTCTGCCCTCGGGCACCTGTCATCCTGGTGGGCTGCCAGCTGGACCTGCGCTACGCCGACCTGGAGGCCGTCAACAGGGCCCGGCGACCCCTGGCCAG GCCCATCAAGCCCAATGAGATCCTCCCCCCGGAGAAGGGGCGGGAGGTGGCCAAGGAGCTGGGCATCCCCTACTACGAGACCAGCGTGGTGGCCCAGTTTGGCATCAAGGACGTCTTTGACAACGCCATCCGGGCCGCGCTCATCTCGcgccgccacctgcagttctggaagTCCCACCTCCGCAACGTGCAGCGGCCTCTGCTGCAGGCGCCCTTCCTGCCCCCCAAGCCGCCGCCCCCCATCATCGTGGTGCCCGACCCCCCGTCCAGCAGCGAGGAGTGCCCCGCCCACCTCCTGGAGGACCCGCTCTGCGCGGACGTcatcctggtgctgcaggagcGAGTGCGCATCTTTGCCCACAAGATCTacctctccacctcctcctccaagtTCTACGACCTGTTCCTCATGGACCTGAGTGAGGGGGAGCTGGGGGGCCCCTCAGGGCCAGGCGGCCCCCGCCCGGAGGACCCCCGGGGCCACCCCGagccacaccaccaccaccaccaccaccaccacgggcGGGACTTCCTGCTGCGGGCAGCCAGCTTTGACGTGTGTGAGAGCGTGGACGAGGCCGGGGGCTCGGGTCCTGGCGGCCTGCGGGCCTCCACCAGCGACGGGATCTTACGGGGCAACGGGACAGAGTACCTGCCGGGCAGGGGTCGCGTGCTGTCCTCCTGGAGCCGGGCTTTCGTGAGCATCCAGGAGGAGATGGCGGAAGACCCTCTGACCTTCAAGTCGCggctgatggtggtggtgaagaTGGACAGCTCCATCCAGCCGGGGCCCTTCCGGGCCGTCCTCAAGTACCTGTACACCGGGGAGCTGGGCGAGAACGAGCGGGACCTCCTGCACATCGCCCACATCGCCGAGCTGCTGGAGGTCTTCGATCTGCGCATGATGGTGGCCAACATCCTCAACAACGAGGCCTTCATGAACCAGGAGATCACCAAGGCCTTCCACGTGCGCCGCACCAACCGGGTCAAGGAGTGCTTGGCTAAGGGCACCTTCTCAG ACGTGACCTTCATCCTGGACGACGGCACCATCAGCGCCCACAAGCCCCTGTTGATCTCCAGCTGTGACTGGATGGCTGCCATGTTCGGGGGCCCGTTCGTGGAGAGTTCCACCAGGGAG GTGGTGTTTCCCTACACCAGCAAGAGCTGCATGCGGGCGGTGCTGGAATACCTGTACACGGGCATGTTCACGTCCACCCCCGACCTGGACGACATGAAGCTCATCATCCTGGCCAACCGCCTCTGCCTGCCGCACTTGGTCGCCCTCACAG AGCAGTACACCGTGACCGGGCTGATGGAAGCCACCCAGATGATGGTGGACATCGATGGAGACGTCCTGGTGTTCCTGGAGCTGGCTCAG TTCCATTGCGCCTACCAGCTGGCCGACTGGTGCCTGCACCACATCTGCACCAACTACAACAACGTGTGCCGCAAGTTCCCCCGCGACATGAAGGCCATGTCCCCAG AAAACCAGGAGTACTTCGAGAAGCACCGGTGGCCTCCAGTGTGGTACCTGAAGGAGGAGGACCACTACCAGCGGGCCCGGAAGGAGCGGGAGAAGGAGGACTACCTCCACCTGAAACGGCAGCCCAAGCGGCGCTGGCTGTTCTGGAACAGCCCCGCCTCGCCGCCCGCCTCTGCCGCCACCTCTGCgtcgccctcctcctcctcggccgTGGTCTGA
- the RHOBTB2 gene encoding rho-related BTB domain-containing protein 2 isoform X1, giving the protein MEARRKGWDSPWTTSLDSTSQLMDSDMDYERPNVETIKCVVVGDNAVGKTRLICARACNATLTQYQLLATHVPTVWAIDQYRVCQEVLERSRDVVDDVSVSLRLWDTFGDHHKDRRFAYGRSDVVVLCFSIANPNSLHHVKTMWYPEIKHFCPRAPVILVGCQLDLRYADLEAVNRARRPLARPIKPNEILPPEKGREVAKELGIPYYETSVVAQFGIKDVFDNAIRAALISRRHLQFWKSHLRNVQRPLLQAPFLPPKPPPPIIVVPDPPSSSEECPAHLLEDPLCADVILVLQERVRIFAHKIYLSTSSSKFYDLFLMDLSEGELGGPSGPGGPRPEDPRGHPEPHHHHHHHHHGRDFLLRAASFDVCESVDEAGGSGPGGLRASTSDGILRGNGTEYLPGRGRVLSSWSRAFVSIQEEMAEDPLTFKSRLMVVVKMDSSIQPGPFRAVLKYLYTGELGENERDLLHIAHIAELLEVFDLRMMVANILNNEAFMNQEITKAFHVRRTNRVKECLAKGTFSDVTFILDDGTISAHKPLLISSCDWMAAMFGGPFVESSTREVVFPYTSKSCMRAVLEYLYTGMFTSTPDLDDMKLIILANRLCLPHLVALTEQYTVTGLMEATQMMVDIDGDVLVFLELAQFHCAYQLADWCLHHICTNYNNVCRKFPRDMKAMSPENQEYFEKHRWPPVWYLKEEDHYQRARKEREKEDYLHLKRQPKRRWLFWNSPASPPASAATSASPSSSSAVV; this is encoded by the exons GTCCCAATTAATGGATTCTGACATGGATTATGAAAGGCCAAACGTAGAGACCATCAAGTGCGTGGTGGTGGGCGACAACGCCGTGGGCAAGACCAGGCTCATCTGTGCCCGGGCCTGCAATGCCACCCTCACCCAGTACCAGCTGCTCGCCACCCACGTGCCCACCGTTTGGGCCATCGACCAGTACCGCGTGTGCCAGGAG gtgcTGGAACGCTCCCGAGACGTGGTAGATGACGTCAGCGTCTCCTTGCGCCTCTGGGACACCTTTGGAGACCACCACAAAGACCGCCGCTTTGCGTATGGGAG atCCGACGTGGTGGTTCTGTGCTTCTCCATCGCCAACCCCAACTCCCTCCACCATGTCAAGACCATGTGGTACCCAGAAATCAAGCACTTCTGCCCTCGGGCACCTGTCATCCTGGTGGGCTGCCAGCTGGACCTGCGCTACGCCGACCTGGAGGCCGTCAACAGGGCCCGGCGACCCCTGGCCAG GCCCATCAAGCCCAATGAGATCCTCCCCCCGGAGAAGGGGCGGGAGGTGGCCAAGGAGCTGGGCATCCCCTACTACGAGACCAGCGTGGTGGCCCAGTTTGGCATCAAGGACGTCTTTGACAACGCCATCCGGGCCGCGCTCATCTCGcgccgccacctgcagttctggaagTCCCACCTCCGCAACGTGCAGCGGCCTCTGCTGCAGGCGCCCTTCCTGCCCCCCAAGCCGCCGCCCCCCATCATCGTGGTGCCCGACCCCCCGTCCAGCAGCGAGGAGTGCCCCGCCCACCTCCTGGAGGACCCGCTCTGCGCGGACGTcatcctggtgctgcaggagcGAGTGCGCATCTTTGCCCACAAGATCTacctctccacctcctcctccaagtTCTACGACCTGTTCCTCATGGACCTGAGTGAGGGGGAGCTGGGGGGCCCCTCAGGGCCAGGCGGCCCCCGCCCGGAGGACCCCCGGGGCCACCCCGagccacaccaccaccaccaccaccaccaccacgggcGGGACTTCCTGCTGCGGGCAGCCAGCTTTGACGTGTGTGAGAGCGTGGACGAGGCCGGGGGCTCGGGTCCTGGCGGCCTGCGGGCCTCCACCAGCGACGGGATCTTACGGGGCAACGGGACAGAGTACCTGCCGGGCAGGGGTCGCGTGCTGTCCTCCTGGAGCCGGGCTTTCGTGAGCATCCAGGAGGAGATGGCGGAAGACCCTCTGACCTTCAAGTCGCggctgatggtggtggtgaagaTGGACAGCTCCATCCAGCCGGGGCCCTTCCGGGCCGTCCTCAAGTACCTGTACACCGGGGAGCTGGGCGAGAACGAGCGGGACCTCCTGCACATCGCCCACATCGCCGAGCTGCTGGAGGTCTTCGATCTGCGCATGATGGTGGCCAACATCCTCAACAACGAGGCCTTCATGAACCAGGAGATCACCAAGGCCTTCCACGTGCGCCGCACCAACCGGGTCAAGGAGTGCTTGGCTAAGGGCACCTTCTCAG ACGTGACCTTCATCCTGGACGACGGCACCATCAGCGCCCACAAGCCCCTGTTGATCTCCAGCTGTGACTGGATGGCTGCCATGTTCGGGGGCCCGTTCGTGGAGAGTTCCACCAGGGAG GTGGTGTTTCCCTACACCAGCAAGAGCTGCATGCGGGCGGTGCTGGAATACCTGTACACGGGCATGTTCACGTCCACCCCCGACCTGGACGACATGAAGCTCATCATCCTGGCCAACCGCCTCTGCCTGCCGCACTTGGTCGCCCTCACAG AGCAGTACACCGTGACCGGGCTGATGGAAGCCACCCAGATGATGGTGGACATCGATGGAGACGTCCTGGTGTTCCTGGAGCTGGCTCAG TTCCATTGCGCCTACCAGCTGGCCGACTGGTGCCTGCACCACATCTGCACCAACTACAACAACGTGTGCCGCAAGTTCCCCCGCGACATGAAGGCCATGTCCCCAG AAAACCAGGAGTACTTCGAGAAGCACCGGTGGCCTCCAGTGTGGTACCTGAAGGAGGAGGACCACTACCAGCGGGCCCGGAAGGAGCGGGAGAAGGAGGACTACCTCCACCTGAAACGGCAGCCCAAGCGGCGCTGGCTGTTCTGGAACAGCCCCGCCTCGCCGCCCGCCTCTGCCGCCACCTCTGCgtcgccctcctcctcctcggccgTGGTCTGA